A genomic window from Silene latifolia isolate original U9 population chromosome 11, ASM4854445v1, whole genome shotgun sequence includes:
- the LOC141610591 gene encoding uncharacterized protein LOC141610591 has product METGGRQQGAGLGTGGQTQMGGKQHGAGTGTGRVQTGRTETETRTETEGKQHGTHTQTGGQHRARTETGDRQRGIGGTETGARQEQKPGEQHKEQHQTRTETDVTRSRQTAQQKSNEQEAEERYNKAQEQAANAAYHATEAAKHGLGAAAAKTQQGVGATTQYIAETAAPIKETAAEKAQQAKEALASAGQKSKEYTQQTAQQAKEYASKKAEDIKAGTYRASEYAGEKVAQARDTTVDTTKNVAGYVGEKAAQAKDTTVDTTKNVAGYVGEKAAQAKDTTIDTTKNVAGYVGEKAAQAKDTTVDTTKSVAGYVGEKAVAAKDVAVETGATAAGYAGKVAEEVKDQAVVTGWGAAHMTTELAVEATKMASGVVGKTKDVVVSAAQKAAELAETPIVMAKDAAVDTGEKLADYTARKKMEAERYKQEMQSQYAEELERRYPTSGGETGHKLYERTTETVKQKTGQTMDGSQESGELGVTKETGQGVLGAIGETIVEIAQHTTDLVAGAVPEANVLEEEERQQS; this is encoded by the exons ATGGAAACCGGTGGTAGACAACAAGGTGCAGGCTTAGGAACAGGTGGTCAAACACAGATGGGTGGTAAACAACATGGTGCAGGCACAGGAACGGGTCGTGTTCAAACTGGTCGAACTGAAACTGAAACCCGCACTGAGACTGAAGGTAAACAGCATGGGACCCACACGCAGACAGGTGGTCAACATCGTGCACGCACTGAGACAGGTGATAGACAGCGAGGTATAGGCGGCACAGAAACGGGTGCAAGGCAAGAACAGAAACCAGGAGAACAGCATAAAGAGCAGCACCAGACTCGTACCGAGACTGATGTTACTCGGTCCAGACAAACTGCGCAGCAGAAGTCGAATGAGCAAGAGGCCGAGGAGAG GTACAACAAAGCACAGGAACAGGCTGCAAATGCTGCGTATCACGCTACAGAAGCAGCAAAACATGGACTCGGAGCAGCAGCTGCTAAAACCCAACAGGGTGTTGGAGCAACAACTCAGTACATTGCAGAAACAGCAGCGCCAATCAAAGAGACTGCGGCGGAGAAGGCGCAACAAGCTAAAGAAGCTCTTGCAAGTGCAGGTCAGAAATCCAAGGAATATACCCAACAGACTGCACAACAAGCCAAGGAATACGCCTCAAAGAAGGCGGAGGACATCAAAGCCGGGACTTATCGTGCCTCAGAGTATGCTGGTGAGAAGGTCGCCCAGGCCAGGGACACGACAGTCGACACAACAAAGAATGTTGCGGGGTATGTGGGCGAGAAAGCCGCCCAGGCCAAAGACACCACAGTTGACACGACAAAGAATGTTGCCGGGTATGTGGGTGAGAAAGCCGCCCAGGCCAAGGACACCACAATTGACACAACAAAGAATGTTGCCGGGTATGTGGGTGAGAAAGCCGCACAGGCGAAGGACACCACTGTTGACACAACAAAGAGTGTCGCGGGATATGTGGGCGAGAAGGCGGTGGCAGCTAAAGACGTTGCAGTTGAGACAGGGGCGACTGCAGCTGGTTATGCTGGGAAGGTAGCGGAGGAGGTTAAGGACCAGGCAGTGGTGACGGGGTGGGGTGCAGCCCATATGACTACCGAGTTAGCAGTGGAGGCCACGAAAATGGCTAGTGGGGTGGTCGGGAAGACGAAGGATGTGGTTGTGAGTGCAGCTCAGAAGGCCGCTGAGTTGGCGGAGACGCCCATTGTCATGGCTAAGGACGCTGCAGTTGATACCGGCGAGAAGTTGGCTGATTATACTGCCAGGAAGAAGATGGAGGCCGAGCGGTACAAACAAGAGATGCAATCACAATACGCGGAG GAGCTGGAGAGGAGGTATCCTACATCCGGTGGCGAGACAGGGCACAAGTTGTACGAGAGAACCACAGAGACGGTCAAGCAGAAGACAGGGCAGACAATGGATGGATCTCAGGAGAGCGGTGAACTTGGTGTGACAAAAGAAACGGGTCAGGGTGTGCTTGGGGCAATAGGAGAAACAATAGTCGAGATAGCTCAACATACGACTGATCTCGTTGCTGGGGCCGTTCCAGAAGCCAATGTTTTGGAGGAGGAGGAGCGTCAACAGAGCTAG